From the genome of Blautia pseudococcoides, one region includes:
- a CDS encoding AraC family transcriptional regulator yields MKHTTGFTSSARYRCLEDLQREAVELCLIYCGWEYCDPGHRFGPNKRTSYVLHIVREGKGTLEIYKKKYHLSAGDAFLIPPSTEAWYEADKDDPWSYMWVGFTGLKAEECAGSAGFSVKTPVHKVECMGVLNEYVDSMLEAHQLSYTDELRRNGLLMLFFSALIDEHRKNIPGSGSPHPYPGSVYVKHAMEYISFNYNQKIKINELADYIGVNRSYLTSSFKKAIGCSPQEYLVNLRMEKARSLLKNTDMQINAIANSVGYVDQLAFSKIFKQHYGMSPRAYREEEEELVIKNKKGDYEGMPL; encoded by the coding sequence TTGAAACACACTACCGGTTTTACCAGTTCGGCCAGATACAGATGCCTGGAGGATCTTCAGAGGGAAGCTGTGGAGTTATGTCTTATCTACTGCGGCTGGGAATACTGCGACCCGGGGCACCGGTTCGGGCCGAATAAGAGGACTTCTTATGTATTGCATATTGTGAGGGAAGGTAAGGGGACTCTGGAAATCTATAAAAAGAAGTATCATTTAAGTGCAGGGGACGCGTTTCTGATCCCCCCCAGTACGGAGGCATGGTATGAAGCTGATAAGGATGACCCGTGGTCTTATATGTGGGTTGGGTTTACGGGCTTGAAGGCAGAGGAGTGTGCGGGCAGCGCAGGGTTTTCTGTGAAAACACCTGTGCATAAGGTGGAGTGCATGGGGGTGCTGAATGAGTATGTGGATTCCATGCTGGAGGCACATCAGCTCTCCTACACGGATGAGCTTAGAAGAAACGGGCTTTTGATGCTGTTTTTCTCTGCGCTGATCGATGAGCACAGGAAAAATATACCCGGCTCCGGCAGCCCTCATCCGTATCCCGGTTCTGTTTATGTGAAACATGCAATGGAGTATATTTCCTTTAATTATAACCAGAAGATCAAGATCAATGAGCTGGCGGATTATATTGGCGTCAACCGGAGCTATCTGACAAGCAGCTTTAAGAAGGCCATAGGTTGTTCGCCTCAGGAGTATCTGGTGAATCTGCGTATGGAAAAGGCAAGGTCCCTGCTGAAAAACACAGATATGCAGATCAATGCCATTGCCAATTCCGTGGGCTATGTGGATCAGCTGGCTTTTTCCAAGATATTTAAACAGCATTACGGGATGAGTCCCAGGGCGTACAGGGAAGAGGAGGAGGAGCTGGTGATCAAGAATAAAAAAGGTGATTATGAGGGAATGCCCTTGTAA
- a CDS encoding alpha-galactosidase encodes MAVIFHEKTKEFHIFNREVSYLMRIMENGQLENLYYGKVIRDKEDFGYLHEEAMRSQMSVCIPEPGILSMQYTRQEYPVYGTGDYRSPALTVLQENGSRLVDFSYVSHEIYKGKKGIPPLPSTYAESEDEAETLEVTLHDQVTDTDLVLTYTIYEDYPVITRNARFEQKGEQKIVLERAMSASVEFLDMDYELVQLSGAWSRERYVKNRKLEMGIQSVHSLNGTCGGAEHNPFIALKRPQTTENQGEVYGFSLVYSGNFLAQAEVSTFDMTRVMLGINPEDFSWELNQGESFQTPEVVMVYSDRGLNKMSQAYHRLYRTRLMRVTWRDKARPILLNNWEATYFDFNEEKILKIAEKAKEAGVELFVLDDGWFGARNDDYRGLGDWYVNLEKLPDGIAGLSRKVEALGLKFGLWVELEMVNKDSDLYRAHPDWLIGAPDRFESHARHQHVLDFSRKEVVDYIYKMIAKVLRESSISYIKWDMNRYMTEPYSRGADASQQGKVMHKYILGVYDLYTRLTTEFPEILFESCASGGARFDPAMLYFAPQTWTSDDTDASERTKIQYGTSYVYPVVSMGSHVSAVPNHQMHRMTPIETRANVAYFGTFGYELDLNLLSEAELESVKKQIAFMKEYRELIQVDGDFYRLLSPFEGNETAWMVVAQDKSRAVAAFYQRMNKVNASWIRFKLQGLDAGTLYEVSCDMAPSASYDESLAKIYGIQTEENMVKTYRAYGDELMQVGIPIDREDLNKKGGDFASLLYTLKKVTD; translated from the coding sequence ATGGCAGTTATATTTCATGAAAAGACAAAAGAATTTCATATTTTTAACAGAGAAGTAAGTTATCTCATGCGTATCATGGAAAACGGACAGCTTGAGAACCTGTATTACGGAAAGGTGATCCGCGATAAGGAGGATTTTGGTTATCTCCATGAGGAAGCCATGCGTTCCCAGATGTCAGTGTGTATCCCGGAGCCGGGTATATTGTCCATGCAGTATACAAGGCAGGAATATCCTGTGTACGGAACCGGTGACTACAGAAGCCCTGCACTTACCGTTCTGCAGGAAAATGGCAGCAGGCTGGTTGACTTTTCCTATGTTTCCCATGAGATTTATAAGGGAAAGAAAGGGATCCCCCCTCTTCCCTCCACTTATGCTGAGTCCGAGGATGAGGCGGAGACACTGGAGGTCACACTTCATGATCAAGTAACAGATACAGACCTGGTGCTCACGTATACCATTTATGAGGACTACCCTGTGATCACCCGGAATGCCCGTTTTGAGCAGAAGGGGGAGCAGAAGATCGTTCTGGAGCGCGCCATGAGTGCCAGCGTGGAATTTCTGGATATGGATTATGAACTGGTGCAGCTTTCCGGTGCATGGTCCAGAGAACGTTATGTGAAGAACAGAAAGCTGGAAATGGGTATTCAGTCTGTGCATAGTCTGAACGGCACCTGCGGTGGTGCGGAGCACAACCCGTTCATTGCTTTGAAACGGCCTCAAACCACAGAGAACCAGGGGGAAGTCTATGGATTCAGCCTGGTGTACAGCGGCAATTTCCTGGCACAGGCTGAGGTTTCCACTTTTGATATGACAAGGGTTATGCTGGGCATCAACCCGGAGGATTTTTCCTGGGAACTGAACCAGGGTGAGAGCTTCCAGACGCCTGAGGTGGTCATGGTATACAGTGACCGGGGCCTGAACAAGATGAGCCAGGCATATCACAGGCTTTACAGGACACGTCTTATGAGGGTGACCTGGAGAGACAAGGCACGCCCTATCCTGCTCAATAACTGGGAGGCCACATATTTTGACTTTAATGAGGAAAAGATATTAAAGATAGCGGAGAAGGCAAAAGAGGCAGGCGTGGAACTGTTTGTTCTGGATGACGGATGGTTTGGCGCCAGGAATGATGACTACAGAGGACTTGGAGACTGGTATGTAAACCTTGAAAAACTGCCGGACGGCATTGCAGGCCTTTCCCGCAAGGTGGAAGCTTTGGGGCTGAAGTTCGGCCTCTGGGTGGAGCTGGAGATGGTGAACAAGGACAGTGACCTTTACCGGGCACATCCGGACTGGCTCATTGGCGCGCCGGACCGCTTTGAGTCCCATGCAAGGCATCAGCATGTACTTGACTTCTCCAGAAAAGAAGTGGTAGATTATATCTACAAAATGATAGCAAAGGTTCTCCGTGAATCTTCCATTTCCTATATCAAATGGGATATGAACCGTTATATGACAGAGCCTTACAGCAGAGGTGCAGATGCCTCCCAGCAGGGTAAGGTGATGCATAAGTATATTTTGGGTGTGTATGACCTGTACACGCGCCTGACAACGGAATTTCCAGAAATCCTGTTTGAATCCTGCGCCAGCGGCGGTGCCAGGTTTGACCCGGCTATGCTTTATTTTGCGCCGCAGACCTGGACCAGTGACGATACGGATGCCAGCGAGAGGACAAAGATCCAGTACGGCACCTCTTATGTATATCCGGTTGTCAGCATGGGGTCCCATGTATCAGCAGTGCCGAACCATCAGATGCACCGTATGACACCTATTGAGACCAGGGCAAACGTGGCGTATTTCGGAACCTTTGGCTATGAGCTGGACTTAAACCTTCTGTCTGAGGCGGAGCTGGAGAGTGTTAAAAAACAGATCGCGTTTATGAAGGAATACAGAGAACTGATCCAGGTGGACGGTGATTTCTACCGTCTGTTAAGTCCGTTTGAGGGCAATGAGACTGCCTGGATGGTAGTGGCGCAGGATAAATCCCGGGCTGTGGCTGCATTTTACCAGAGAATGAACAAGGTGAATGCGTCCTGGATCCGATTCAAACTGCAGGGTCTTGATGCGGGAACGCTGTATGAGGTGAGCTGCGACATGGCTCCTTCCGCGTCCTATGATGAGAGTCTTGCTAAGATATATGGTATACAGACAGAGGAAAATATGGTGAAAACCTACCGGGCATACGGTGATGAGCTGATGCAGGTGGGAATACCGATCGACAGGGAAGATTTGAATAAAAAGGGCGGAGATTTTGCATCCCTGCTCTACACCCTGAAAAAGGTAACTGACTAG
- a CDS encoding carbohydrate ABC transporter permease, with product MDSMERKSKIINIIIHVILILVSITMLIPFLWMILTAFKSVTEATSVNPFVIFPKVWRTEAFTSVMENMNFLILYKNTLLLILFRVICAVLTATMAGYAFGRLHFKGRDFCFSLVLLQMMVPVQIFIIPQYLMVSKMGMLNTIFALVFPGIVTAFGTFLLRQGYMGLPNDLEEAARLDGCNIGQTFLFIMAPLTRSSMVALGIFTAVFAFKDLMWPMIVNTDKEMLVLSSALAKMQGQYVAKFPELMAASLIACIPMIVLYMIFQKQFIEGIATSGGKL from the coding sequence ATGGATAGTATGGAAAGAAAAAGTAAAATTATTAACATAATTATTCACGTGATCTTGATTCTGGTATCTATCACCATGTTGATACCTTTCCTGTGGATGATTCTCACAGCGTTTAAGTCAGTGACAGAGGCAACTTCTGTCAACCCGTTTGTTATCTTCCCCAAGGTATGGAGAACAGAAGCATTTACCTCCGTTATGGAGAACATGAACTTCCTTATTCTGTATAAAAATACATTGCTGCTGATTTTATTCCGTGTGATCTGCGCGGTACTTACAGCTACCATGGCAGGCTATGCCTTTGGGCGTCTGCATTTTAAAGGAAGAGATTTCTGTTTTTCCCTGGTACTTCTGCAGATGATGGTACCGGTTCAGATTTTCATTATTCCCCAGTACCTAATGGTAAGTAAAATGGGAATGCTGAATACCATTTTTGCACTGGTATTTCCAGGTATTGTTACCGCATTCGGTACCTTCCTGCTCCGTCAGGGTTATATGGGACTCCCCAATGACCTGGAAGAGGCTGCGAGACTGGATGGATGTAATATCGGACAGACTTTCCTCTTTATTATGGCGCCGCTTACCCGGTCCAGTATGGTTGCCCTGGGAATCTTTACAGCAGTGTTTGCGTTCAAAGACCTGATGTGGCCTATGATCGTCAACACAGATAAGGAGATGCTGGTTCTGTCTTCCGCACTTGCAAAAATGCAGGGACAGTATGTAGCTAAATTCCCGGAACTGATGGCAGCTTCCCTGATTGCCTGTATTCCGATGATCGTCCTCTACATGATCTTCCAGAAACAGTTCATTGAAGGTATCGCAACCAGCGGTGGTAAACTTTAA